DNA sequence from the Prochlorothrix hollandica PCC 9006 = CALU 1027 genome:
CCAAACCTTCAGCAACGCCCTCCAAAATCAACGCCTCATCTTCCTCCAGGATCCGATCGCCCTCAGCCCCACCTCAGAACCCGAACCCGACCTCACCCTCGTCCAGGGCCAAGAACTAGACTACCTCCAGCGCCACCCCCAACCCCACGAAATTGACCTCATCGTCGAAGTCGCTGACTCCACCTTGAAAACCGACTGTGAAGTCAAAAGCCTACTCTATGCCCAAGCGGGAATTGCCGAGTATTGGGTGGTGGACGTGGCCCAGCGGCAGGTATGGGTTTTTCGGGAGCCGGACCCAGCGGGCTATCGATCGCGGGTCATTTATGGTCCCACGGCCCAGCTTTCCCCCCTTGCCTGTCCTGCCGTGAATATCCCGATCGAGGCCATCCTTCCGCCCCTTCCCTGAGCCATGATTGCCATTCCCCACGTTATCAGTACCAGTAGGGTGCGTTAGCATAGCGTAACGCACCACCTGACTACTGGCAAAAGGTTTGTGTGACAGTAAACTACTGCTTGACCAGTTGCCAATGAGACCTTCCAGGCGACCTGTAAGACTGTAAGCTAGTTATGGAGAACTATGGGAAGCATCGAATGCTAAATTCCTTTCAAATCGAAAATTTTAGGCTTTTCCAGAACCTTGAAGTTGGCAAGTTAAGTCGAGTCAACTTAGTTGTTGGTAGAAATAATGCTGGAAAGAGCACTTTCCTTGAGGCATTAGAACTTTATGCT
Encoded proteins:
- a CDS encoding Uma2 family endonuclease encodes the protein MIAPTALATLPLRRWTVAEYHTLAAAGILTSQDRIELLDGHLVTMSAKGRPHIIALRLLAQTFSNALQNQRLIFLQDPIALSPTSEPEPDLTLVQGQELDYLQRHPQPHEIDLIVEVADSTLKTDCEVKSLLYAQAGIAEYWVVDVAQRQVWVFREPDPAGYRSRVIYGPTAQLSPLACPAVNIPIEAILPPLP